The Gemmatimonadaceae bacterium nucleotide sequence CACTGCCGGGCTTGCCGAGCATGGCGTAGGCGAAGTTCTTGCCCAGTTCGACCCCGGGTTGATTGAAGGCGTTCACGCCGTACAGCGCACCTGCATATGCGGTTGCCAGTGCGAACAGTTGCAGGAGCGCGCCGACATGCCAGGCGTCCACGGCGTCGATACCGATGTTGGCATTGAACCGACCGCGCACGGCCAACGCCCCGGCCGTTGCCCGTCGTTCGATGTCCAGCAACTCGCCCAGCGTGTGTCCGCGCAGGTACGACAGCTCCGGAATGTCGCCGTGTCGTTCGGGTATCGGCCCATCCGCTTCGCGGCCGCGGACGGTGACGAACGTGACCGTCTTGTCGCGCGGCCCCTCCATGAACAGCTGCACCTGTGAATGCTGGTCGGTCGCCCCCAGCGCGGGCAGCGGGGTCGGCCCCGTGAATGCGCCGTCGGCGCGGGTCTTCCCCAACGACTCCGCCCACAGCTGCACGAACCACAGCGCGATGTCGCGCAACGGATCGGCGTAGGGCATCAGCACCTGGATGTGACGGCCGTGGCGCGTATCGGCAAGCCACTGCAACACGGCGAATGCCCCCGCCGGATTGACCGCCGGGTCGTTGCTGGCGGCCCGCGCCGTGATCTCCGCCGCACCCGCCAGCAATGCGCGCACATCGATACCGATCAGCGCGGCGGGGAGAATGCCCACTGGCGAGAACACCGAGAACCGGCCGCCGACATTCGGCGGGATGTCCAGCGTCGTGATGCCCTCGGCGCGCGCGATGCGTCGCAACGCCCCTACGTCAGGATCGGTTACAAACACCAGGTGCTCGCGCGCGCGTTCCTCCCCCACCGCGCCCGCCAACGCGTCGCGCACGATGAGGTACTGGGCCATCGTCTCGACCGTGCCACCCGACTTGGAGACCACCAGCACGACGGTTTGCGCGAGATCAAGCCGCGCGAGCACCGTGGTGATGGTTCCGGGATCGACATTGTCCAACACGTGGAGGCGCGGATATCCCTCGCGCGCGGCCAAGTCGAGGGTGTTCCAGGCCAGCGGTCGCAACGCCGTGCGCAGCGCGATGGGTCCCAGGGCTGATCCACCGATGCCCAGCAGGAGGACGTCGGTGAAGCGCCCGCGAAGTTGCTCCGCCACGGCCAGCGTGTCGGCCAGCAGCGCCTCGTTGGTGGGCAGCGTGAGGAATCCCAGCCCCTCCCGCTGCGCCTCGACCGATGCATGGGCGGCCGAGAACGCGGTGCGCGCATCGCCCCATTCGGTCTCGGTGATCCCGAGGCCGTCAGGCAGCGTGCCCGCCATCATGTTCGTGAAATCGATCGACAGTGTCATGGTGAAGGGTCCGGGTCGAGTGTCACGACCAATCCGTCGTAGGCGGGCGTGATGCCGGCGGGCAGCTCGGCTGCCAGTTCGGCGTGTGAGTTTTCATGAGTCAGGTGCGTCAGGTACGTCCGCTCGGCGCCAATGTCCTGCGCGACGCGCACCGCCTCCGCGATGGACAAGTGCGTGGGGTGCTGCCCCCGCAACAGCGCGTTGATGACCAGCACGCGCACGCCGCTCAAGGCCTCGCGGGCCATCGCCGGGATGGACTTCGCATCGGTGACGTAGCCGATGTCGCCCACGCGATACGCCAGCACCGGCGTGCGTCCGTGTGGTATGGCAATCGGCATGATGGACACACCGCGCACGGCAAACGCGACCCCCGCCTGTACCGGAACGAGGCGCCCTTCCGGCTTGGTGGTTCCCGGCAGCGGGCGCAACCGATCATCGACGATATAGGGGAACCGCTGGCGCAGGATCTCGAGGGTCGGCGCTTCCCCGTACAGCATCAACGGCTCCTGCCGCCGCATGGTGAACGCCCGCAAATCATCAATCCCGTGAATGTGATCGGCGTGCTCGTGCGTGAAGAGCACCGCATCGACATCCGTCACGCCCGCCGCCACCAGTTGCAGCCGCAGTTCCGGGGGCGTGTCGATGAGCAGCCGCGTGCCGTCTTCCGTTTCGATGACGGCCCCACAGCGCGTCCGTTTGTCGCGCGGGTCGAGTGACCGGCACACCGCACACGAACAGCCGATCTGGGGGACACCAAAGCTGGTGCCCGTCCCGAGAAATCGCAGTCGCACCGCCGCGTTCCGTGCTGCGCCTCGTGTCACACGGTCTCGACCTTCAGCAGATTGGTGGTGCCTGGCACATCGAAGGGCACGCCGGCCGTCACCAGCACACGATCGCCCTTGGTGACCAGTCCGAGATCGAGGGCCTCGCGCAGCGCCATGGCCACCATGTGATCGTAGCCGCGTGCGGTGGGCACCAGACGTGGCACCACCCCCCATACCAACGAGAGCTGCCGACAGACGCGCGGTTCGTCGGTGAGCGCGAGTATCGGCACCGACGGACGATGCGACGCCACAATGCGCGCCGTGAATCCGCTCTTGGTGAACACCACCACCAACGGGGCCTCGAGCATGCGCACTGCGGCCACCGTGGCGGCCGCGATGGCCTCTTCCGTGTTCACCCCGCTCAGGATGCGCCGTTCGGGGCGCAGCGAGTAGTGCGGCAACGGATGCGTCTCGATCTCATGGATGATCCGTCGCATCGCTTCCACGGCGAGGCGCGGGTAGGCGCCCGCCGCCGTCTCCGCTGACAGCATCACACAGTCGGTGCCATCGAGGATGGCGTTGGCCACGTCGCTGGCTTCCGCGCGTGTGGGTCGCGGATTCTCGATCATCGACTCCAACATCTGCGTGGCCGTGATGACCGGACGCCCCATGCGGTTGGCCAGCGCGATGATGTTCTTCTGGGCGATGGGCACTTCCTCGAACGGCAATTCCACCCCGAGGTCGCCGCGCGCCACCATGACCGCGTCGGATGCGCGCAGAATCTCCTCGATGTTCTGCAGCGCCACGTCCTTCTCGATCTTAGCGACGATGATGATGGACTTCGGAATGAGGGCGCGCAGCGATTCGATATCCTCGGCGCGTCGCACGAAACTCAATGCCAGCGCATCCAGATCGTGCTCGACCGCGAAGACGATGTCCGCCTTGTCCTTGTCGGTGATCGACGGCGCGGACACGGCGATCCCGGGCAGGTTCATGCCCTTGTGACTGGACAGCGTGCCGCCATGCACCACGGTGGCCGTCACCCGCGGCTCGTTGACCGCGGTCACCAGCAGTTCGATCAGTCCGTCGTTGATGAGTATGCGATTGCCCGGCGCGACGTCATGCGACAGCTCGTCGTAGGTCACGGGGATCTCGCCCTCGCCAGCCAGATGCTCGGGCACCAGCACCAGCGACGCGCCCGCCTCAAGCTCCAGCTTGGCCGGCAGGTCGCCGATGCGAATACGCGGTCCCTGCAGATCGCCCATGATCGCCACGGGGCGGCCCACCGCGCTCGACACTTCGCGAACTGTCGCGATGGTTCGGGCATGCTGTTCGTGCGTGCCGTGCGAGAAGTTGATGCGGGCCACGTCGAGACCGGCTTCCACCAACGAACGGATGGCGTCCGCGGTATTGCTGGCGGGGCCAAGCGTGCCGACGATCTTGGTGCGCGGCACATGGGCGCGACGGAAGACCGCCGCACCGCTGTCGAGGGTGTCGACGGCGGCGGCGGCGCGCTCCGGTCCGGTGCGGGGAATCGTCATGACGGGATTACTGGCTGACAACAACGGGTGCTCCGGCGTGAGATGCGGACGCGAGGGCCGCTCGCTTGCGCGCGAGACCGGCCAGCAACGTCACAAACGACTGTTCGAACGACGTCAGCCCTTCTTCGAGCAGGCGGTCGGTGACGGCACGCAGCGAAATGCCAGCAGACTCGAGATCGGACAACGCGCGCTGTGCGTCGTCGATGCCCGCCGTGACCGACTGGCGCACTTCGCCATGATCACGGAACGCCTCGAGGGTCGCGGGCGGCAGGGTGTTGACCGTATCCGCCCCCACCAGCTCCTCGACGTAAATGACATCGCGATACGCGGGGTTTTTGGTGCTCGTGCTGGCCCAGAGCGGGCGCTGCACGCGCGCGCCGCGTCCGGCCAACGCCGCCCAACGGGCACCGCTGAAGGACTGCAGGAACAGCTGATAGGCGAGTTTGGCGTTGGCGATCGCCGCCTTGCCCTGCAAGGCGCGATACCTGTTGGCGTGCGTCTCGTCAGCGATGGCCATGGTTTCCAACTGCTTGTCGATGGCCGAATCGACCCGACTGACAAAGAAGCTGGCCACTGATCCAATGCGATCGATGGGCAGCCCCGCCGCGGCACGCTGTTCAAGGCCGGCGAGGTACGCCTCGATGACCCGCGCATGCGCGTCGATGGCGAACAGCAGCGTCACGTTGACGTTGATGCCGTCCGCGACCAGCTGGCGCACCGCGTCGGCCCCTTCCACGGTGCCGGGCACCTTGATCATCAGGTTCGGCCGATCGACCAGTTTCCACAGACTGCGCGCCTCTGCCACCGTGCCGGCGGTGTCGCGCGCCAGGTCGGGGGAAACCTCCAGCGACACAAAGCCGTCAGCACCCTGAGTGGCGTTGTAGACCACGCGAAACGCGTCACAGGCGGCACGCACGTCCGTGGTGGCCACCGCTTCGAAGGCCTCGCGATCGCTGGCCGAGGCCGGCACGGTGCGCAGCTGCGCATCGTACGCGGCGCCGTCGGCCAGCGCCTTCTCGAAGATGGTGGGGTTGGACGTCATGCCGGTGAGCGCGTCGTCGCGGATGCGGCGGGTCAGATCGCCGTTGCCCAGCATGGTGCGGTCGATGTAGTCGAGCCAGAGCGACTGGCCGGCGGCGTGCAGGGTATGAAGACGCGTGGACATGGCGATAGAGAGCGTGATGGTCGCGGCCGCTGCGGACCGGAATGGCCGTGCCCGGGTTGGAACTGCCTTGCGGGCGCAACGATGGATGGTAATTCGTCGC carries:
- the tal gene encoding transaldolase, with amino-acid sequence MSTRLHTLHAAGQSLWLDYIDRTMLGNGDLTRRIRDDALTGMTSNPTIFEKALADGAAYDAQLRTVPASASDREAFEAVATTDVRAACDAFRVVYNATQGADGFVSLEVSPDLARDTAGTVAEARSLWKLVDRPNLMIKVPGTVEGADAVRQLVADGINVNVTLLFAIDAHARVIEAYLAGLEQRAAAGLPIDRIGSVASFFVSRVDSAIDKQLETMAIADETHANRYRALQGKAAIANAKLAYQLFLQSFSGARWAALAGRGARVQRPLWASTSTKNPAYRDVIYVEELVGADTVNTLPPATLEAFRDHGEVRQSVTAGIDDAQRALSDLESAGISLRAVTDRLLEEGLTSFEQSFVTLLAGLARKRAALASASHAGAPVVVSQ
- a CDS encoding glucose-6-phosphate isomerase produces the protein MTLSIDFTNMMAGTLPDGLGITETEWGDARTAFSAAHASVEAQREGLGFLTLPTNEALLADTLAVAEQLRGRFTDVLLLGIGGSALGPIALRTALRPLAWNTLDLAAREGYPRLHVLDNVDPGTITTVLARLDLAQTVVLVVSKSGGTVETMAQYLIVRDALAGAVGEERAREHLVFVTDPDVGALRRIARAEGITTLDIPPNVGGRFSVFSPVGILPAALIGIDVRALLAGAAEITARAASNDPAVNPAGAFAVLQWLADTRHGRHIQVLMPYADPLRDIALWFVQLWAESLGKTRADGAFTGPTPLPALGATDQHSQVQLFMEGPRDKTVTFVTVRGREADGPIPERHGDIPELSYLRGHTLGELLDIERRATAGALAVRGRFNANIGIDAVDAWHVGALLQLFALATAYAGALYGVNAFNQPGVELGKNFAYAMLGKPGSDAARAEWEALPNPDPRWTV
- the pyk gene encoding pyruvate kinase, with product MTIPRTGPERAAAAVDTLDSGAAVFRRAHVPRTKIVGTLGPASNTADAIRSLVEAGLDVARINFSHGTHEQHARTIATVREVSSAVGRPVAIMGDLQGPRIRIGDLPAKLELEAGASLVLVPEHLAGEGEIPVTYDELSHDVAPGNRILINDGLIELLVTAVNEPRVTATVVHGGTLSSHKGMNLPGIAVSAPSITDKDKADIVFAVEHDLDALALSFVRRAEDIESLRALIPKSIIIVAKIEKDVALQNIEEILRASDAVMVARGDLGVELPFEEVPIAQKNIIALANRMGRPVITATQMLESMIENPRPTRAEASDVANAILDGTDCVMLSAETAAGAYPRLAVEAMRRIIHEIETHPLPHYSLRPERRILSGVNTEEAIAAATVAAVRMLEAPLVVVFTKSGFTARIVASHRPSVPILALTDEPRVCRQLSLVWGVVPRLVPTARGYDHMVAMALREALDLGLVTKGDRVLVTAGVPFDVPGTTNLLKVETV
- a CDS encoding MBL fold metallo-hydrolase, encoding MRLRFLGTGTSFGVPQIGCSCAVCRSLDPRDKRTRCGAVIETEDGTRLLIDTPPELRLQLVAAGVTDVDAVLFTHEHADHIHGIDDLRAFTMRRQEPLMLYGEAPTLEILRQRFPYIVDDRLRPLPGTTKPEGRLVPVQAGVAFAVRGVSIMPIAIPHGRTPVLAYRVGDIGYVTDAKSIPAMAREALSGVRVLVINALLRGQHPTHLSIAEAVRVAQDIGAERTYLTHLTHENSHAELAAELPAGITPAYDGLVVTLDPDPSP